A segment of the Nymphalis io chromosome 7, ilAglIoxx1.1, whole genome shotgun sequence genome:
GTCTACTTGATGATAAATtgagatgataataataaaattaaaattgagtgACTTTATATCTTAAAGTGTTTGAAATCTTGTCAAAACATGATTGTGGTCAAGAACTCCatagttgaaaatattttacttctgatttttgtaattgaatgaCACTATGGTTAATttagcagtaaaataaaaagttaattcgtaaatatataggtatattttgatttcagaCGCAATAATAACtacatttaattaacattttaaagaaaaatactgTTACATTTAGTACATACGTATTCGTTTTCTCTAACCCATCTCAATATACCATCAATAATTATGTCATAAATTGCGctctttttatgttaaatattccgGTATACAGTATGGTATATACTTATTCCTtacttattatacataaatgctTATGATagcgatattttattatatataataaagaaaatacgtAGCTTGACGAAAAGTCTTATTTATCTTTGACTATAAATTCTCAAAAATaacttactttttatagttaGAGGTCGTCTGACTGTTCTAAACAGTTGATACTATCCGCTATTATGATGTTACGATAACTACTACATCCAAGCCAAGAGTAGTACGAAGCGTCATTGCGAATACCCGTTGCGGCTTAAAGCCACTTTGAcgaaataatttcattgaactTTGAAAAGTTATTAAGATATAGAAAAATCGGCAGACGAAATtttatattgtgatttttaATATGGTACAATAATACGACCAAACTTATCTACCGATATTGTGTATTAAGTATTTGGGCTCAGTAATGCGTACGCCTGCTCTTGTTGCGGGCGTGGTTGGCGAGACAAAGCCCGAACACAACTGCGATCAACTgaaacaaatttacaaaaacaaaattaatatattttatacaactaaACACTATACGATActaataaaaagatataatataaatttaaatcataattgcGCTAAATgcttaacaaattatattatatatcgccCAGCAATACTCCCTAAGTTTTTATCCGttgaaatcatataatataatcgaaTATTTGTCagtgagataaaaataaatattaaaaaacaaaacgaattctattttattaacaataaagcaTATAATCTTTCAATGAGTCTTATGACATCATTTCTCTATCTTTTTATcgaaaagtattattaatggaaatttttttttttcatatcgaCGTTAGTGCAGACcagaatatacaaattattttgtacataagttatttttataaatatcgacTAATTATATGTACCGTTACTGAGTATGAAACTCTTCCATACTCAGAAGTAGTTCGAGGATTCGAAGGTCTATCGGTCCTAcactaaagatatatttaaattaaaacattaatttctttttttatttgatgtaggtctggcaaatgggccacctgatgataagggATTACCGTCGCCATAGAcatggtactgtaagaaatattaaccatcccttacatcaccaattcgcTACCAAACTTTACAAATAAGATGTCATATATATGTGTTTGTGGTTACACTGGTTTAAATAAGGATTAAAGTAATGAGTAAAGTAAAGATTACggagtattaataatatatagacgtattgaaattaaaaataactactttaCAAACCCAGCAGCATTTACCTGATGAATTattgcaattccgattctcaGATCGCAAGTAATAATTGTCTGACTAATTTTGTCTAACATGAACGCTTTGaacacatatataacatattaaaattaatgaaactcACCTCAATAGCTACGACAATGATAGCTACAACCCCGATGGCCAGGCCAAAGGTCTGGAAGAAGTCTTTGACAATTGAATTGCAACCATCGTACGCATTGGCGACGGTGCAAGGGGTACTGGCGCAGCAGGACTGCGGCAGTGTGAGAGAGAGGTAGGAGGCGGGGCCCAAAGGACCGCAGCACTTGAACTGTAAACACATAGTTCtacatttaatattgtttaaaaaaaagaaaaccgtAGGAATGAATTTTATCTCAGGATTTTTTAAAAGGCCTTTCAATAGGCAAAGTTTTGGCGACAAAATAAGTGATAAGGGAATGCAGGTACTTATCAAATCGGGTGCACACAAGATTTAACAACACTAAAATTCctcatcaataatattttaacaacgaACAACCGTAAGTCGTAATAATATAGTTGATTATGATAGGAACCGTAGTCTGGAACTTAATCctcgataaataatttaagtcaaACTAGAACATTTAATAAGAGCacaatcataaattaaaatgtccTTACCGATCTTTCGATGCTCTGGAATGCTACTGGATCCCTGGAGAATCCATCCGTCAACCAGCGCGGGATGTCCTCCAAAAGTTCGTCTTGTTTCACAAATATCAATGTGGCCAGCGTTATTTTCAAGATCATAAGAACTATCATAAATATAGCGTactgaaaaacaaattaattaggTTATATAAGATTAGCCCGTATAGTTCTGTGTGAAATTAGCAGACAAGAAAGTCCCATGATCGAGAAGTTGGGCTGAAACTTTAGAAAAGTTTCACAGTAACATTCGTGTTTCACTACTGTGCTACTGCATTCGTATGCAATACCATGGTGCTCTTCAAAGACGGAGAGCACTCGGCCAATGGTTTCAAATTCCCCCATATTGGGACCATGCGCAAACGCACATTCAAGCGACAATAAAAGTACCTTTTTAGCAACCTCCTTGGTTAGTcagaaacattaattatatgtatatttgatgcCTGAATGACTCGTGTGTACCAAAAATgttgataaaaaatagtttaaaatgtGACATATTCTTAAATCTCAATAACGCTGCGGCGTCCGAACCGCCTAtcgatatatacataaatgtaagtCACAGCAGTcataactactaagtttcttgccgattcttctAATTAAAATCGACTTTTCGAATCGGCGTTAGATTTACACTTTTAATATAGTCCTGTAAAATGATGGTTCAAAAGTGTTTGTATGATTGTACTGGTTCAAAAGTACCTACTTGAAAAAAAGTAcctatattttgatattattgtatCCTTGACGCAAACTTTATTCTTAATTTGAGGGAAAAGTATAAACATCAGTAGTTCCTTAAAAATCAGACATTTCtagcaattaaatataaatgtaaattaactcACAGTTACGAGCATGCAATTACTCTCTCTAATGGCACCGCAGCACCCGAAGAAAGCAACGACGAACACGATACATCCTACGACAATGGCTCCGATCGGTGTCAGCTGGAATATCTGCGAGTCCTCAAATATTTCTGTCACCTCAGACACTTGCAGCTCGACGGCGACACCCAATCCTATCAACGCTATACCAGCTAGCTGTAAAGATGAAAAAATACTCTTTGatttcatatatattgtatttgtactGGCAAATGATATTAAAGCGTTCAGATCTcaaacaaacatatttgtttattcttagaatatttgtttaaaaatgttatttcggtTTAAATTAAAGCCCTAAAGTTagtatgttaaattaattagttatttttttaattaatttacattagtGATTCTAAAATTAGCATCTTGTACAAGACGCGCACACTTGAACTTGAACTAAGAATTCTTATGAAATCGTAACTGTAATCGTTTGAACGTCACTTAAAATACGAAACTGTAAACAATAAGTCGTGAGAAACTGTGTCCGCTTTCAGACCTgcctttgtataatataataatttatgattgtTAATTTTAGTTCACTTGAAAAATGTTTATGGGACTTATGCcttacgatatttaaaaaaaaaataaaaaaaattgtcatgaaCCCCATTTTAAGATCTTAACAAAAGTTATACAACTACACTTGAAACTACACTTGAAAGTATTTcctttttaaagtatatattgtagtacaaaatatagttttgattaaaaaaaatgatgttttaCTCATGGATCGTCTAGTAGATCTTGATGAAATTTGTTGGGAcaaaaattttttaatcaacCATGAGGTATTCcctttctaaaattaataatttaaattggaaaatgggttaaaatatgaatgaatggaaagaaaaaatatataccaacgAATTGAGAACTCTCTATAATAAAGTCTGTTGAAAAAGTGTGTGAATTAACgtgcaaattataaaaaaaatataaatttgttttgtctaTTTGTAGCAATAAATGTGGTTACAAAATGAGCAAATTTCAAgtcacgtggcagaattttagtgaaataagacacacgGCGGTTTCCCCACGTTGTTTTCCTTGTCGCtgagcaaaatatatattacaaacacaaattgagcacataaaAATTGTGTGGTGCTTATTTGGCGTCTGAATTCGAACTGGCTATCATCAGCTGAGATACTAACCATTGGGTCATATCAGCTAAATTGTAAACCCTTAAatcaattgtaattttaaaatcttattattaattttcatagatattatagatatacgaaacaataaactataaaaacattcattaatgatttttaatgtCTAAAAAGGTTGTATACATTCAAATATAGCTGTTAGTGCTGTGGACTATCATTATATTTACGCTTATCTTATCATGTTATCAGTTAGGTGCGGAGGTGCGGTACGCTCGTATGAATTTATAGGAAATAAcacattattgatttattttgtactttattCGTAGCATCTGTGTTATACCAAGATACGCTTTATTTTAGCTAGCTTAGTTCAAATCATAACCTAGCGAGGAGAcaatccttacatcaccaatacaccaccaacctaagacgttccttgtgcctgtagtcacactggctcactcacacttcaaaccggaacacaacaatactatgtattgttgtttgacggtagaatatgtgatgtgtgggtggtaatCCCAGATGGACTTATAGTCATACGCTTTGTGCAAAGCCACCACACCAAGGCACCGagtaaaatactaaatttacaaggTTTTTTAGAACTATACAATGAACTACGTTAATATTTTCACTGTTAGAAATGAATTACTCATAACTATAAAGGTTTGTAACGAATAGAAATACCGATTAAATtgatacgtaatatatattatttaacgttcaaatgttttttattaaatggcaGACAACTCTTGCAAATCCCGAGGGAAAAAAGAGTTGTACATTTAGGAGCTActtccaattatatatatacaaaaaaaaacaatatttgtggCACTATCACACTTATAAATACCATTTAACTtggattaaatatattagaGTAAAACTTATTTCTATATGTCCCTGttaatagacatttttttctcatattttCAACTTATATGGTTACCAGTATACTAGAAGGTAAACATAGTATCTGGCCTCGGATTTATACCTTAGCCTACGAGGCACCGGCCCAGAGCTTCGGATCTTCAAGAACTTacaaaattatgatattaaatttcgtTATTTACGTGTATtaggtacataataatataattaaacatgtattataatgataacttacaaacaaaaaatcaatTCCACGTAAATTATCGTCATAGcgctttaataatttattgataacttACAACGATAGTTTAATATCTAGCGCTTGATCGCTTGATTTTGTAACGTGTTGTTGTATCTAAATCCAGTATGTCAAGGTATAGACTCTAATGacttaaaacaaacataatatatttaaccgtTATTTTTACATAGTGAAATGGCGGATAACTGAGTATACTCATGTtatgtgtttgtaattacaccAACTCAAGTGAAacgaattaaaacaaattacaaatatcaGTTCACAAGCATTTGTGAGTGGGCGAACAGTCAACATTACAACTATGCATATACGACGCAACCCCACCTACCAGATAAAAAAGTATGAAACACGTGCGTAAGAATTTAGTTAAATATGAACATTATACACATACATTGAATATTACTTAATCTACTATAATATCTAAGCTAAActgaatttaatgtaaatacatgAAATCAAGTGCAGTCTTttaagtaaattgttttttaattatttatttttttgtgcaaGTTAGTCATActaagattattataataacgaaactaaatatttaattacagtatAGTATTTCCTGCAGATAAGACaggtaattttaaaaagaattacaCGAGATATCTTTATACTACGCTTGCAAGtcttataagttaaatattttaaaagtaatttgtgaaaaacctaaaaatatagatgtgaatataaaaaaattatgttatataatc
Coding sequences within it:
- the LOC126769629 gene encoding 23 kDa integral membrane protein-like, whose translation is MGCGEFLVKYILFFANLFFALAGIALIGLGVAVELQVSEVTEIFEDSQIFQLTPIGAIVVGCIVFVVAFFGCCGAIRESNCMLVTYAIFMIVLMILKITLATLIFVKQDELLEDIPRWLTDGFSRDPVAFQSIERSFKCCGPLGPASYLSLTLPQSCCASTPCTVANAYDGCNSIVKDFFQTFGLAIGVVAIIVVAIELIAVVFGLCLANHARNKSRRTHY